In Alphaproteobacteria bacterium US3C007, one genomic interval encodes:
- a CDS encoding sugar ABC transporter permease gives MQTEYRNKTAGWFRINKLSLAPLVFLIPAFMFFSVYVIIPIFQSLQLSLFEWNGLYNAEGKSTAQYIGLENYRKLWVDPNFWISIKNNFLWLFLYMLAVPLGLFIAIFLNQTVTGIRFYKSMFFFPFVISQVVVGLIFGWFYNPDFGVVAKIWQFIFCEETVNFIGNKTVKCARPVPDILSSPDWATYGIIFAGLWPQIAYCVILYLTGLNNVAADQIEAGRLDGAKGWRMLWYVVLPQLRPATFIAVAVTVIGALRSFDMIAIMTQGGPYGMTNVLSHYMYEVAISEYGERYGYGSAVATVLFAIMMVFISYFLWRMYQDERRGG, from the coding sequence ATGCAGACAGAATATCGAAACAAAACAGCAGGATGGTTTCGCATCAACAAGCTTAGCCTTGCGCCGCTTGTTTTCTTAATTCCGGCGTTTATGTTTTTTTCCGTCTACGTGATTATTCCAATTTTCCAATCGCTGCAGCTTTCACTTTTTGAATGGAATGGGCTCTATAACGCGGAAGGCAAGTCGACAGCTCAATATATCGGCTTGGAAAATTATCGTAAGCTTTGGGTAGACCCAAATTTTTGGATCTCCATTAAAAATAATTTTCTTTGGCTGTTCCTGTATATGCTGGCGGTGCCGCTTGGGCTGTTTATCGCAATATTTTTAAACCAGACCGTGACGGGCATTCGATTTTACAAATCAATGTTCTTCTTTCCATTTGTCATCAGTCAAGTCGTGGTTGGTTTGATTTTTGGGTGGTTTTACAACCCTGATTTTGGGGTTGTTGCGAAGATATGGCAATTTATCTTCTGCGAAGAAACGGTCAATTTTATTGGCAATAAAACGGTAAAATGTGCACGCCCCGTTCCTGATATTTTATCAAGCCCAGATTGGGCAACCTATGGGATTATTTTTGCTGGTCTGTGGCCGCAAATCGCCTATTGCGTGATTTTATACCTAACGGGTCTGAACAATGTGGCCGCAGATCAAATTGAGGCGGGTCGTTTAGATGGTGCGAAAGGCTGGCGTATGCTATGGTATGTAGTTCTGCCACAATTACGCCCGGCAACGTTTATCGCGGTTGCCGTCACGGTGATTGGGGCTTTGCGCTCGTTTGATATGATCGCTATTATGACACAGGGTGGCCCCTATGGCATGACCAATGTGCTATCGCATTATATGTATGAAGTGGCGATCAGCGAATATGGTGAGCGCTATGGCTATGGCTCCGCGGTTGCAACCGTTTTATTTGCGATCATGATGGTATTTATCAGCTACTTTCTGTGGCGTATGTATCAAGATGAAAGACGGGGCGGTTAA
- a CDS encoding carbohydrate ABC transporter permease: protein MFPRAIQQASKPKQVAYSLFLPIALFIWILPLLAVFLTSVRGAKDINTGNVFGWPSEFKFVENYTAVFMQTEAVKYFFNSFLITLPAVAISIALACLAGYALAIYRFRLALPLFFLFVAGNFVPFQILMVPVRDMSVQTGLYNTIAGQFLFHAAFQTGFCTLFMRNFIKALPFDLIESARVEGVAEWRIFWYIIVPLVRPAIAALAVLIFTFVWNDFFWANVLSQGEQVKPITAGVRALNGQFVSNWQLVSAASLLAAVPPVAMFFFMQKHFIAGLTLGAVK, encoded by the coding sequence ATGTTTCCTCGTGCGATACAGCAGGCAAGCAAGCCAAAACAGGTTGCCTATTCTCTCTTTCTTCCAATTGCGTTGTTTATCTGGATTTTGCCACTTCTAGCCGTGTTTTTAACCTCGGTTCGAGGTGCAAAAGACATCAATACGGGCAATGTGTTTGGATGGCCAAGCGAATTCAAATTCGTCGAAAATTATACCGCAGTCTTTATGCAAACGGAGGCTGTGAAATATTTTTTTAACAGCTTTCTGATCACGTTACCAGCCGTCGCGATCTCGATCGCTCTGGCCTGTTTGGCTGGTTATGCGTTGGCTATTTATCGATTTCGTCTGGCATTGCCGCTATTTTTCCTTTTTGTGGCCGGAAACTTTGTGCCGTTTCAGATTTTAATGGTTCCTGTGCGCGACATGTCGGTGCAAACGGGGCTTTATAATACGATTGCCGGCCAATTCCTTTTTCACGCGGCGTTCCAAACTGGGTTTTGCACTTTGTTCATGCGCAATTTTATTAAGGCATTGCCTTTTGATTTGATTGAAAGCGCGCGCGTGGAAGGCGTCGCAGAATGGCGTATTTTTTGGTATATCATCGTGCCCTTGGTGCGCCCGGCTATTGCAGCATTGGCAGTTTTGATTTTTACCTTTGTTTGGAATGATTTCTTCTGGGCAAATGTTCTGTCACAAGGGGAACAAGTCAAGCCAATCACCGCAGGGGTGCGCGCGCTCAATGGTCAATTTGTCAGCAATTGGCAGCTTGTCTCAGCCGCGTCTTTGTTGGCGGCAGTTCCACCTGTTGCAATGTTTTTTTTCATGCAAAAGCATTTTATTGCGGGGTTAACACTTGGGGCGGTAAAATAG